The stretch of DNA ttgagtTGGTATCGGTCACAAGCAAACAATGGTTTGTTTGACcttattcctaataataatTTAGGATTTAAGGGTTTTTCTAGCTCTGAGTTCGTTATATTAATTAGTAGTTGACTATTAACATATTGGCTTGACGTTTAAAAATCTTCTCTTTGAAATTCTAATATAACGACAAGTTAGCAACACCAATAGGAAGAATTATTGTATAATACTTTTCAACTTATGTAAATTAATAActcataaattatttaaaataatcataaatatatgACCCACTACAGCACTACTATATGAACAATTCTACGATGTGTCAAAAAAAATGTAGCATACctactataaataaataaggagcagtaatattttaaaaaagttattttactTACAAAAGTATGTATTGCATTAGGTAAGTCTTAGCTAAGTTAGTCGGATAGTTAACTCAGTAATTAGTTTTAGTTAACTTTTAGTATATATGGTCCTTTGCCAATTAGGGTTCCAAGTCGAACTTCACCGTGAGCGTATATTCTGTATGTACGGCATGTACATTTTTAacattgtgaatttttttttgcagaattataattttatggtCATAAATTTTAGTGTACTGTATTACATAAGTACCATTCACAATTTCACTTGTAGCCCGGTGCTATTAAAGAGTATAGACTCTTCAAAACAGCCTCCTTTGACAATTGCCATAAACTTTCACAAAAGTGTAAACAAAAAAGGTGCCATGTTGAATCATGTGTTGTGTTTCTTGGACAAACTAGTTAGCTTGAAAGAAAAGTAGACGATGAATCTTTGATTCCCGATCTAGCTTCTTCTTCCTTCGTTTTTTTATTCTTCTATTTGCTCCAACGATGAAATGGTCTCtaacattaatttattattgttaagaaAAGTAATCAATCTTCGCTTTCATTGAACTTGATCTTGTCATTTTTTCTTGTAATACTGCTATATAAGTAGAAGCCCTCATAAACTCTACAATATTCACACCCAAATAAGTTCAAACCCTTTTACATTCCAACTTAAAACCTTAACGATGTCAGCTTTGAAGTTTTTAGCCTCAGCTCTTTTCATGGCTGCTGTTCTTGGAGGAGCTAAGGCTCAGTTGAGTGCCTCGTTTTACGACACCACTTGCCCCAATGTGTCAGGCGTGGTACGTGGCGTTCTGGAGCAAGCTCAGGGGAATAATGTTCGGATTGGGGCTATACTTGTTCGTCTTCATTTCCACGATTGCTTCGTAAATGTAATTTCATCATTCTCAACCTCAACGTAAAGTATGTTATATATACTTagttgcatgcatgcatgtatctATTCTACTATTTAGTTTGTAAGTAAACTATTAGAAGAGTACTGGTGACAAATTAAAGTGGTTCACtctcaataataatttaaaaaacccttaatatataatttcgtaattttattaaatataaaatgtcaATAGATAGTAGTGTATATATTTCTAGTGCAAATTATTTGTAAGTGTTATTTGCAGGGTTGTGATGGATCAATTCTCCTAGACAATGCAGACGGCATAGAGAGTGAGAAAGATGCCATACAAAACACAAACTTGAATGCTGGATTTGATGCGATCGATGATATAAAAACGGCTTTGGAAAACGTCTGTACCGGTGTTGTTTCATGTGCTGATATTGTAGCCATTGCCTCTCAAATTTCCGTCGCCCTGGTAAcaaagcaaattaaagaaaacacCCTAAACACATCATAGGATATCAGATATGGATTAAATTTGAGACTCACATTAGGGCAAAATGGGAAGTACATAATAATGATGTTTTCTGTTGACGACACAGGCAGAAGGTCCGTCATGGGACGTTCCGATGGGGCGAAGAGATAGCAGGACGGCGAACCGTGACGGCACCAGCGAGATTCCCAGCCCTTTTGAAAGCCTCGATGTAGTTTCACGCAAATTCAGTGATAAACAACTAGATTCTACAGATCTTGTTGCCTTATCCGGTAAGATTCATTAAATTGTGTTAATAACCTTTTTAGCACATaaatcaatcgttataccctgcaccacggtgcacatagcaatgtgcaccacgtacgtaaaacgacgtcgtgttagtggacgcggatgcgaatgactcagggaattcattatctataatacacataatcattatctataatacacagaacatttgcctataatacacagaatgtttgcccacaatacacagaatattgacacaaaatacacagatgttagtggacacggacgcgaatgactccagggaattcattatctataatacacataatcattatatagaacacacagaacgtttgcctataatacacagaatgtttgcccaaaatacacagaatattgacacaaaatacacaaaactcatcttcctaacattcgaatgcacaaacacatcacaacctatattaataacatgaatacacataatatttacacaaaatacacagaactcatcctcctaaacattcgaatgcacaaacacatcacaacatgtgttactaacatgaaatcacaacatgtgttactaacatgaatacacataacgattgcctagaatacacataacggttgcctagaatacacagaatattaacataaatgcagagaccggccgaaacaggaaacgtgatttccaaaaaaaaaaacggacgattagtttacaatgctcaaaacgacgtcgtttaggtacgtggtgcacattgctatgtggaccgtggtgcacagtataatttgcccacatTAATTAGGAGTCATCCCATCCAAGTTGGTCATTAGACTATTGACTTGATAAGGTTTCAAATTTGACTCTTAGTGGGAGCATTATATTAGTCTTCTTAATTTGAGGTGGCCAATTATGGCCTATGGTCATCTATGGACAATCTAAACTAGTTTACATCATTGTAATTCTTTTTTAGTTAGAATCATAAGGCGGAGTTTACTATGTGTACACCTCGAGTAATAACTGTGAGTTTTCTTCgtcacttcaaaaaaaaaaaaagatctcaCCTAACTTCATAAGAACTCACTCGAAAAGATCAAAAGTGATAAAATTAGAAATCATACACCTATAGTActaatatttaagaaaaattatactttattgTTAAATTATAAGGTAAATACAAGATTTGTCCCTACTTGTTGATCCTGCTCACTCTGGTTTCTAGATATAACTGACCTTGTAAATTTCGTCATTTTTCTAGCAAAACATCCTGAACGAAATTTGTAAATGTCAATTATAGCTTAGACACAAGAAGTCACTGAGTAGTGTATTATGCTAACGAAAACTTGTGCGATTAAAATTGGTATTGGAATCAAAATTTCAGGTGCGCATACATTTGGACGTGCGAGTTGCGCCGTTTTCGTGCACCGTCTCTACAACTTCAGCGGCACCGGAAACCCCGACCCGACCATAGACGCAACGTACCTAGAAACACTCCGAGGAATCTGTCCGGAAGGCGGAAATGGAGGCACCGTGGCAAATCTTGATCCCTCCACGCCAAACGGCTTCGACAGTAACTACTTCACCAACCTGCAGAACAACCAGGGACTTCTCCAAACCGACCAGGAACTGTTTTCCACCGCCGGCGCCGACACGGTGGCCATAGTTAACCGGTTTGGGAACAGCCAGAGCGAGTTCTTTGATAGCTTTGCTCAGTCCATGATTCGGATGGGAAATATAAGCCCCTTGACTGGAAACCAGGGAGAGATCAGGACAAATTGCAGGCGTGTTAATTAGCATTAGCATGCGGCTACTCTTGTTTGTGTTCAGAACGAACAAAGTCTGAACAGTTGTAAGCTCGTTTGCTGGTTCAATTCTGAAGTTATTTGCAGCCAAAAGTatggagtaaacaaaacaatgTGTGCTGTGATTTGAAAAgattgtgtgtttgtgtgtgcaAAATCATGTTTTTGCACTTCCCtttgtttgaaaatttgatGCATTTTATTGGCGGGATAACCTTTGCCGATTAGAGTTACAAGAAAGATTTTACTCTATTAgtactctatgtatttgagtcagaaTATGACTCTTTATTCTAGTCTTCATGTGATCTGTATCTTTGGATTATCACATTCAATACAATTTATACAGTTCTCATCCACTCAAAATGCACTTTCAGATAGCAGCTATAGGTTTTATCCACTCAAAATGCACTTTCAGATAGCAGCTCTATAGGTTTTATGATGTTCCGTGGTTTATATGTACAACAGTACAAGTTGATAAAATTTGTGGGTTACAGATTTACAGATCCACCAATTCACCACAGAATTTGACTAATGAGACAATTTGAACAAGAGGTTTAATTGAGAAACAGAACTCATGAGAAAATCCACTGAAAAAGAAAGGTGAGAAAATGTTTATTGCTTAGAGAAAACTTCAAACATGTGAGAAATTGTCAGTGCTGTGGCAAGGTAGTACAGCCATTTTATTCAGCGGGGAATTCGCCTTTCTGGATTCAAGAAAGGCCAATAACCCTTCCAGTTTTAGTGTCGAGATCAATCTCGTAGAAGCAAGGCCTCGTTGGCAGGCCAGGCATCGTGCTCATTGTTCCGACGAGAGGATAGATGAATCCAGCTCCGATGCTCGCCCTCACATCCCTGATCGGAAGTACAAACCCGCCTGGAGCTCCCTTTGCTTTAGCATCGTGTGAAAATGAATACTGAGTCTTAGCCATGCAAATCGGGAGATTGGAAAATCCTTGCTTGCTGTACATCTCAATCTGTTTTTCGGCCTGGTTTGAATCAAAACGCTTAATGAGAAGAACCAACTATTTCATAGCAGCCAAAATCCAAATGATGATCATAGCAAAATAGTTGGAACATGCATTAAAACGGTTAAATGGTTATACCTGTTCAGAGTACTCGACGCCACTCGCACCATATGACTTTGCGATTGCctcaattttatctttaatccCGATATCCAGAGGGTACAGGAATTTCAACGGTTGTGAAACGTTCTCACAGGCCTTTTGAACTGCAATTCCGAGGTCCACCTAAGTGTGCAGAAAAAGAGTATACCAGTCAGAAATCAGCAATATATGAAATGAATCAACTCGTTAAAACGAGGTTCAGGGATGAATTGCAATGCCAAGTGGCAATGTTTCAGTTGCTAACCGCTCCTTTCCCACCGTGGGCATGATGGGTACAAATTATGGCATCGAATGCCCCTGCTGCTAATGATGCATTCCTAACGGCATTCAGCTCTGCTTCAGTATCAGTCGAGAACATGTTCACCGCTACCACAACGTTTACGCCATAAGCTTTCGTGTTTGATATGTGCCTGGCCAGATTAACGCAGCCAGCTTCAACGAGTGAGACGTTCTCATTTACATAAGCGCTGTCAAGGGGCTTTCCAGCTACAACTTCTGGCCCTCCGCCATGCATCTTGAGGGCCCTCACCGTTGCAACAATTATAGCGCATTGGGGTTTCAAGCCACTATATCTACATTTTATGTTCATAAACTTCTCTGTCCCAATATCAGAACCAAAGCCAGCCTCTGTTACAACGAAACCACCGGGTCCCACCAGTTTTAGGGCGATCTTGTCAGCAACTATAGACGAATTCCCGTGGGCAATATTCGCAAAAGGACCTGCGTGGACAAGGACAGGGGTACCCTCAAGCGTCTGCATCAGAGTGGGATTTATGGCGTCTTTCATCAGCACAGTCAAAGCACCTCCAACACCGAGATCATCAGCTGTAACCGGATCACCAGCCTTGCTATTCCCGACAACCATTTTTCCTAGCCTCTCCCTCATATCGGTGAGGGACGTTGTGAGGGCTAGAACAGCCATGATCTCACTAGCTACCGAAATATCAAACCCTGTCTCTCGCACCATACCTTTTTCTTCAGGACCCTGTCCAATAGTAATCTTCCTCAAGAATCTATCGTTAACATCCATCACTCTCCTCCACGTTATAGAAGCAGGATCAATATCCAACCTAGCAAATTTCGAAACCTCTTCTGGCGTTAGATCCTCAGGGCTCGTCTTGTCAATACCAAGTTTTCTCAATCGCCTAAACATTACATCACTGAATTTTCGCTTTCCCTCTTTATTTGGTGGGCATAGCCTGTTAAAAAGCGCTTTGTCAGACTGACTCGATTCATGGAAAACCCGTGTATCAATGGCAGCCGCTAAAAGGTTATTTGCAGCTGTTATTGCATGGATATCCCCCGTTAAGTGAAGATTGAACTCGTCCATAGGAATCACTTGACTGTAGCCTCCACCCGCAGCACCTCCCTTGATTCCAAAAGTTGGTCCTTGTGATGGTTGGCGTAGACATGTTACAACCTGAGCACAACAAAGAGACACAAAGCAATTCAGGTCAAGTTCAAGATTAGAGAATTTCCCAATATATGAAAGAGATTAACTCACAAGAAATGCACAAGCATAAACTATGATAGCAAAAACTTATCATGACAACATTTCATAGAAGCCTACTACTACAACATTTCATTCCAACAGTCCTCACATGATCTTAGAAAAACAAAGCATAGTAATTCAGAAGGAATTGTTTTTCGCCTCTATGCTGTCAAGACAAGACAAACAATACTGGGGCAACCCGACCAAGTTGGTTAGgctattgacttggtaaccacaaggttacaaattTGACTCTCAGCAAGAGCAGCTTATTGCCTTATTGGTTTAAGCTGGTCAGTTATGAAAaacttaggctggtttacctcattccttgtggtcctttgcctgctagggtcacaaggtgagTTTACCAAGCCCACACGGCCACACCCTCTATAGTGGCTACGTGTTTTCCTCGTTgttcaaaagaaaaagacaaacaaTACTGATATTATGTTTTCAACTTTTACTCATTGTCCAACATTGCTTATCTGCAAGTTCAGTGAGGCAATTAACTAACTTTTTTCAAAGATAGTAAGCATCATATCTATGAAAACCTCACCAGTCACCATGTAATCTATCACAAGAAAGACAATAAAGTCATATAGCCTACCTTTTTATCAAGAAAAGCACCCAATGCCTGACACAGACCAACAGTAGTAGTGGACTTGCCTTCTCCAAGAGGGGTTGGAGTTATCCCTCCAACCACCACATAATACCCATCCTGAGCTCCTGCAAGCTCATCAAGCGCAGACAAAAGCACCTACAATTTCACCATATCAATTAATTTGCAGAAACATAGGAAATGCAAATATcagtacaaaaaataataataaataactcTGAAAAAAT from Ipomoea triloba cultivar NCNSP0323 chromosome 7, ASM357664v1 encodes:
- the LOC116025233 gene encoding lignin-forming anionic peroxidase-like: MSALKFLASALFMAAVLGGAKAQLSASFYDTTCPNVSGVVRGVLEQAQGNNVRIGAILVRLHFHDCFVNGCDGSILLDNADGIESEKDAIQNTNLNAGFDAIDDIKTALENVCTGVVSCADIVAIASQISVALAEGPSWDVPMGRRDSRTANRDGTSEIPSPFESLDVVSRKFSDKQLDSTDLVALSGAHTFGRASCAVFVHRLYNFSGTGNPDPTIDATYLETLRGICPEGGNGGTVANLDPSTPNGFDSNYFTNLQNNQGLLQTDQELFSTAGADTVAIVNRFGNSQSEFFDSFAQSMIRMGNISPLTGNQGEIRTNCRRVN
- the LOC116025232 gene encoding formate--tetrahydrofolate ligase encodes the protein MGKTTRKLEVASPVPADIDIANSVEPLHISEIAQELGLSAKHYDLYGKYKSKVLLSALDELAGAQDGYYVVVGGITPTPLGEGKSTTTVGLCQALGAFLDKKVVTCLRQPSQGPTFGIKGGAAGGGYSQVIPMDEFNLHLTGDIHAITAANNLLAAAIDTRVFHESSQSDKALFNRLCPPNKEGKRKFSDVMFRRLRKLGIDKTSPEDLTPEEVSKFARLDIDPASITWRRVMDVNDRFLRKITIGQGPEEKGMVRETGFDISVASEIMAVLALTTSLTDMRERLGKMVVGNSKAGDPVTADDLGVGGALTVLMKDAINPTLMQTLEGTPVLVHAGPFANIAHGNSSIVADKIALKLVGPGGFVVTEAGFGSDIGTEKFMNIKCRYSGLKPQCAIIVATVRALKMHGGGPEVVAGKPLDSAYVNENVSLVEAGCVNLARHISNTKAYGVNVVVAVNMFSTDTEAELNAVRNASLAAGAFDAIICTHHAHGGKGAVDLGIAVQKACENVSQPLKFLYPLDIGIKDKIEAIAKSYGASGVEYSEQAEKQIEMYSKQGFSNLPICMAKTQYSFSHDAKAKGAPGGFVLPIRDVRASIGAGFIYPLVGTMSTMPGLPTRPCFYEIDLDTKTGRVIGLS